ACTTATTCTTACGTGACTTATGGCCATTCATAAACTATTAATTGACGATTTCATTACGATCGATTATGGATTGATTGCCATACATTCTTCCCTTGAAGATTATCGCCTTGCCTATTTCATTAACAGGGAATTATCTGTGCTTCTGGAAAAAAGTTCTGAAGACATCGGGTTCACCATCCGCGAAGGCGAAAGCTGTTTTTCCAGGTATGTATATGAAGATGCTAATGACACCTTGTGGAACTTGGTTCAGAACAGGAACAGCGTTGTGAGTTCGCAGACGGGAATTACCTCGTTGTTCGAACAGACAGGCATAAATGTTACTACCAGCGTATTCCTGCTGCCGGAACTGAAAAAAGTAGATTATATACTAAAAATAGAAAATACCCCCGATGTTTTCGCGTTAGATGATGTAGTAGAGAGCCTTTTGGCCATTAAACACATCACGACCGCCTATACCATTGACCACAGTAAACTAAAATCGAAAAACAATTTAATTTTTTAATAGAATGCCGACGACAAACAAAAAAACAAAAATTGTAGCCACATTAGGCCCTGCATGCAGCACAAGGGAAGTGATCAAAGACATGATCGACGCCGGCGTGAACGTATTCAGGATCAATTTTTCGCATGCCGACTATACCGATGTACAGGAACGAATAGATATCATACGCGCCCTAAACAATGAGTTTGGGTACAATACTTCGATACTTGCCGACCTTCAGGGGCCCAAGCTTCGCGTAGGGGTAATGAAAGAAGATGTTATCGTGAAAAAAGGCGATACCGTAATATTCCAGACATCGGACGACGTGCCCGGCACTGCTGATAACGTTTATATGAACTACAAGGCTTTCCCAAGCGATGTGAATCCGGGGGAAATGGTTTTGCTGGACGACGGTAAACTGATGTTTGAGGTTGTTGAAACCAATAAAAAAGACCGTGTGAGGGCGGTTGTAGTACAGGGCGGCCCGTTAAAATCAAAGAAAGGCGTAAACCTGCCGCATACCAAAGTTTCATTGCCTGCATTGACTGAAAAGGACATCCGCGATGCCCTGTTTGCCATAAAGGCAAGTGTGGACTGGATAGCGCTTTCGTTCGTAAGGACACCAAAAGACCTTGAAGAGCTGCAAGACCTTATTGCAGAGCACTCCGACCATAAAATTCCGATCATTGCCAAAATAGAAAAGCCGGAAGGCGTAGAGAATATCGACAAGATCGTAGCATTTTGCGACGGCCTTATGGTAGCCCGCGGCGACCTTGGTGTGGAAATGCCTGCGCATGAAGTACCGCTTATCCAGAAAAAACTTATCAACCGTGCCAAAACGGCACGTATACCGGTAATTGTGGCCACACAGATGATGGAGACCATGATCACGAGCCTTACACCTACACGCGCCGAGGTGAACGACGTAGCCAACTCGGTTATGGACGGCGCTGACGCGGTTATGCTTTCGGGCGAAACATCGGTGGGTAACTACCCGGTACAGGTTATCGAGAAGATGACCCAGATCATCGAGGCTGTTGAAGATTCGCCGCTTATCCACGTGCCGCAAAACGTACCGCAGGTAAGGACGAAGCGTTTCATTACAAAATCGATATGCTACCACGCTGCCCAGATGGCCAACACCATCAAGGCGAAAGCGATCAGCACGCTTACCAACTCAGGGTACACTGCATTCCAGATCTCTGCATGGAGGCCGGGTGCGCACATACTGGTATTCACATCGAACAAAAGGATACTTACCCAGCTTGGACTACTGTGGGGTGTTAAGGCATTTTATTATGATGCCTTCCTGAGCACGGATGAAACGGTTGAAGATGTGAACAATATTGCCAAAGAAAAAGGCTTTGTTGAGAAAGGCGATATCCTTATCAACCTCGCTGCCATGCCGGTAGCGGATAAAGGGATGGTAAATACACTAAGAGTGTCAGAAATAGACTAAACGGCATATATTTTGCTGTAAGAAAAGCTGCTGTCCTACGTGTCATTTCGACCAACGGGAGAAATCCTTTCAATTTGAGATTCTTCCTTCGTCAGAATGACAGGGATAACAGCTTTTTGTTTTTTATAGCGAAAAAAGTATATTTGGATAAATTTAATTGACGATGAAATCAAGCAACCCGTTCTTAAAGAACAAATCATTTTCCCCTACTACGAATGTCTATGGTGCAAACACCTACCAGGAAGTTATAGATTATAATAACACTATGACCGTTAACGGTGCTATCAACAAAAGCTTCTTATTGCTGGTATTGCTGCTTGGCGGAGCTGCAAGTACATGGGTTATGGCCTATAACGGCATGAACCCGTTCGGACTGATGATCACAGGGGCAATTGCCGGCTTTATAGTGGTGCTGATCGCTGCTTTCAAACCTAAATATTCACCTTATCTGGCTCCTGCCTATGCTGTATTGGAAGGGCTTTTCATTGGCGGACTGTCAGCGTTCATTGAGGTAATGTACCCCGGTGTTGCCATACAGGCTGTAGGTGCGACCTTTGTTACGTTTATCGTATGTTTTGCACTGTACCGCTTTAAAGTGGTTAAAGTTACCGAGCAATTTAAATCTATTGCTATTGCTGCAACAGCTGCGATAGCCACTTTTTATTTGATTTCGTGGATTGTATGGATGTTTACCGGATCGTATCTGATAGGGCATTCATTCAGGGACAATTCCCTAATGAGCATAGGCATCAGCGTATTTGTAATCGTTATCGCTGCAATTAACCTGTTCCTTGATTTTGACATGATCGAACAGGGGGCACAGCGAAAGCTGCCAAAATATATGGAATGGTTCGGCGCTATGGGGCTTATGGTAACCCTGGTATGGCTGTATATCGAATTCCTTAAGCTGTTTGCTAAAATAGCCGGAAGGGATTAATGTCCGATGTCGGGATGTCGGAAGTCCGATGTTTCCAATCAATATAAGTAAGGCTGTCCGGAAGGATGGCCTTTTTTATTTGAAGTTGGAGTTTCTTGTAATGTTGATAAAGTTCAAGGGAATTAAAGAGTCTTAAATCGAAACTAATAGATTCTTCCTTCGTCAAAATGACACACTGTTGAGCAACATCGGACTTCGGACATTGGTCCTAAAAATCAAACTTCAGCTGCACGGCGATAGGCTTATTAGGTTTTCCGGTATCGGTATCGGTGTTCAGGTTGGATAATGAAATGCCCAACAGGCGCACCGAATCTTTCGGCTTTTCCTGATAAAGCAGTTCTTTTACGGTTTCAAGTATCAGGCTTTTGTCGGAAATGAAATAGGGCAACGTCTTGCTGCGGGTCTGTACTGTAAAGTCGCTGTATTTTATTTTGAGGGTTACGGTCTTGCCTGCGATCTTCTTTTTCCCCAGGCGGCGGTCGAGCTCATTGGCAATGTCGTCCAGCTTTTCCATCATGAACACTTCGGAGACAAGGTTTTCAAAAAAAGTATGCTCTGTCCCCACCGATTTTGCAATACGGTCACTCTTAACTTCGCTGTTATGGATGCCGCGTACAACATGGTAATAATACCCGCCCGACTTCCCGAAATGTTCTATAAGGTATTCTTCCGATTTCTCTTTTAAATCCTTTCCGGTAAAGATGCCCAGTTGATACATC
Above is a genomic segment from Flavobacterium album containing:
- a CDS encoding IPExxxVDY family protein, which encodes MAIHKLLIDDFITIDYGLIAIHSSLEDYRLAYFINRELSVLLEKSSEDIGFTIREGESCFSRYVYEDANDTLWNLVQNRNSVVSSQTGITSLFEQTGINVTTSVFLLPELKKVDYILKIENTPDVFALDDVVESLLAIKHITTAYTIDHSKLKSKNNLIF
- the pyk gene encoding pyruvate kinase — protein: MPTTNKKTKIVATLGPACSTREVIKDMIDAGVNVFRINFSHADYTDVQERIDIIRALNNEFGYNTSILADLQGPKLRVGVMKEDVIVKKGDTVIFQTSDDVPGTADNVYMNYKAFPSDVNPGEMVLLDDGKLMFEVVETNKKDRVRAVVVQGGPLKSKKGVNLPHTKVSLPALTEKDIRDALFAIKASVDWIALSFVRTPKDLEELQDLIAEHSDHKIPIIAKIEKPEGVENIDKIVAFCDGLMVARGDLGVEMPAHEVPLIQKKLINRAKTARIPVIVATQMMETMITSLTPTRAEVNDVANSVMDGADAVMLSGETSVGNYPVQVIEKMTQIIEAVEDSPLIHVPQNVPQVRTKRFITKSICYHAAQMANTIKAKAISTLTNSGYTAFQISAWRPGAHILVFTSNKRILTQLGLLWGVKAFYYDAFLSTDETVEDVNNIAKEKGFVEKGDILINLAAMPVADKGMVNTLRVSEID
- a CDS encoding Bax inhibitor-1/YccA family protein translates to MTMKSSNPFLKNKSFSPTTNVYGANTYQEVIDYNNTMTVNGAINKSFLLLVLLLGGAASTWVMAYNGMNPFGLMITGAIAGFIVVLIAAFKPKYSPYLAPAYAVLEGLFIGGLSAFIEVMYPGVAIQAVGATFVTFIVCFALYRFKVVKVTEQFKSIAIAATAAIATFYLISWIVWMFTGSYLIGHSFRDNSLMSIGISVFVIVIAAINLFLDFDMIEQGAQRKLPKYMEWFGAMGLMVTLVWLYIEFLKLFAKIAGRD